ATCTCTTTCGCCAGCGCAGGGTTCTTCAGCACAGCAGCACCTACCATGTGAGACGTCACCTTGATCCCTAATTTATCCCAGTTGTCAAGCATACGGGGTATACCTTCCTTGTAACCGTATTCGTACCAGGTGGCAGAGGGAAGGTCTGTATATCCTTTGATCATGTTCTGGGGAAAGGGACTTTCCGCATTAACGGGTTGTCCACCTGCTTCGAACTGCATAGACACACTTACAACAAGACGGGAACCGTCGGCCCAGGAAGACACAGGCTTCTTCTGTTGTTGCAGCGGAGCGGCAGATAATGCGGAAGGTCCCACCATACCGGCCATACCCAGCAGACCGGCTGTCTTTAAAAATTCTTTTCTGGTAGCCATATATTATTTCTTAAGTAGTTTATCAATTGCGTAACTGTTATAGGAAATGTTGCTCAGGAGTATTGCAAAGAATGCCACATGCAACAGTTGAGATACCAGCGCTTCCCAATTCTCAATTAATGTAGTACCAAGTATCAGGAGTATCATCACAATACCTCCTGCAATCAGCGACTGCCTGGTCATTAATCCGATGATCAGCAATAACCCGATAAGAAACTCTGCTATCGGCAATGCATAGCTGAAAGGCGTGACAAGTGCAGATGGTAGCATCGAATCTTTAAAGCTTCCAACCATCCAGCCGCTGAACTTATCTAATTTGGGTAATCTTACCAACCCGTGACCAAACATACTGGCGCCAATAGCAAGGCGCAGTAACAGAAAAGCAATAGTGTTGTTGATCATGATAAAAATTTGTCTTTGTTGATGAAGCAAAGTTCGGACAGTCAGTGAACGGGCGTCCTGTACATTTAAAGGATAATCTTGTACATTTTTAAGATGGGGTCAAATAAATTGTTATACAGATATTAAAAATAATTATTTATTTTGGCCGCCGTCTTTAATGTTGTTAGCTCATGCGAATTGTAAAGCAAACGAAGCTTTTTTTCAGAGAGGGGAATTCGGACAAGACCTACGAGATTGATCTATGTGAAGTTGGTCCCGGACAATACATCGTTAATTTCCGCTATGGTAAGCGGGGAAGCGCCCTGAAAGAAGGTAGTAAAACCGTATCTCCTGTGGACCTGCCAGCAGCCACAGTTATCTATGATGCTCTTGAAAAGGAAAAACGCTCCAAAGGATATTCTGCGGAACAGGATGCTGGTCCGGTAACAGAATTTGTTGCTCCTGATACTTCTGGTATAACTGACCCCGTACAGGTAGCCATCCTGGCAAGGTTGGAATATGCGCTGAAAAGAAATTCCAAATTCAAGACTGAATGGAAAACGTCCCGGGTGATCTGGAAGGCTGGTGAACTGCGTTTGAAGGAAGCAGCCCCTTTTATTACCAAGCTAATAGAACGGGACAACGCCATGCAGCGTTACGCATCGTTATGGGCGTTAGGTCGTTGTGGTAGCGAAGCCGATGCAGGCACGCTAAAAGCCTATGCGGAAAATAGCACGTACCCGTATTATCAGCGTCAGATAGCCGTACATTCTTTACTGTTATTGTTACCGGAGGCGCCACGCAAGGAATATATTGCACAGTTTGAAAAAAGCCTGGACCCTGATTTTCAGCACGCTATACAGGATGGTCTCAAGTCGCAGTTGCTACAACTGCTCTCTGAACGCGTTAAATTGCTGGTGCAAACTACTTACCCTGTGCTGGAGGAACTGTATGTTGTCAGTATCGGCAATCCGATGGTGAGAGAGGTCCTGCTACAGTTTATTACTGCGTTACCGCTGAAAAGGAACTATTTCCAGCATTTACGCCATCTGTTCAAACAGGCAGAACTACGGGATGACCATGAGCTGGTTGCGCTCCTGGCTATACGCTTTGAACGTGAAGAACATAACTGGAGCGATCCTTATGGCCGCAATAACACCCGTGCTTTTACAAAGAATACCCGTCTTTATCTGCGCCGCCGCGTATTGCGTCGTCTGCAGCTAATGGGTAAACGTAATGATATTCAGTATGTAAGATTGGCAACAGCCTTACTGTTACGATACGATGCTGCGATACACAATAAGGCTCCTTACAGCTACAATACTTATTCTTATAATGAAACAACCCGCCGTTACGACACTGTCACATTGATGACGCTGGCGAACCCGGAAGCTGTATTACTTCATTATATCCTGGAGGGTAATGCCAAAGATCTTACACTCAATAGTACACGCACCTATTGGTCCAGAAAGATCAATCCTCAGGATACCAAACAAACACCACCAGTTGAGCGCTCCCGTAAAGGAGAGAACCTGCTCGAGAAAGTGGCCTCCCTGTTCCGTGGCCGCAAACATACGGATGTAAAGCCTACTGCCTCAGCGGAACAGGTGATCAAACAAAACCAGGAGACAGACAGTGATGTGCCCTACATCCATTTATGGCGCCAGCTGCCACAGGCATTCCTGCAACTGCTGATCAAGGGACGGATGAATGAGGTACACGACTTTGCCCTGCATCAGTTACTGCAACATCCGGATTACAACGCGCTCAAGGAACGGATGGACGCGCATGTGATCCGTGCGCTACTGGGTAATCCATTCAGTCTGCCACAGGGATATGGCCTACAGCTGGCCCGCGAAAAGTTCGATATCAACGCACCTTCCCTCCCTATTATCCAGGCATTATTATATAGTCTTTCAGCCGAAGCACGGCAGCAGGCAATGGAGTGGGCAGCTGCCCGACCAGATGTTTGTCTGTCGGACGTTGACTTCCTGCGTGAACTGATCTTCTGTCCGTATGCTGATGTACGCGCCTTTGCCGTACAACAGCTTCCTAAGGTAGTGTTGACAGAAGAACAGGTAAGACTGCTCGCTGGCAAAGCGATCGCCTACATCATTTCTTTTAAAGAAGCAGATCAGGCGGCCAACGATCAGCTGACTGAAGCGAGCCGCATCCTGGAACAATTCTTTGGTGGCGCGCTGGTACACCTTGACTTCAAGATCATAGAAGACCTGTTACATGGTCAGGTACCTGCTGCACAGGCATTTGCCGCCCGTTTGCTGCTGCTGAAAAAACAACAGTTCACACTGGATCATATTACGGACAGCCTGTTACTTGGCCTGCTGGAACATGCGTACCAACCGGTAAGAGCTGCTGGCGTGGATATATTCTCTGCGCTCAGTGAAGAGGAACTGGCTAAGCGCCGTGGGTTATTACTATATACCTGTACGGCGCCTTATACAGATGTCAGAAATGCAGTAAGGCCGTTATTGAAACGTCTGACTGAAAAAGACAGCGAATTGGCTGTATGGCTGGTCAACGAACTAGTACCATTGCTGATGCGGAAAGAAACGTCAGAAGGGCTGCATACTGACCTGGCTGTTATATTAAGCAATGAGCTGGTAGCTCATCTGCAGGATATTGATCAGGCGACCGCATTACGTTTACTATATTCCAACTACCGCCCTGCACAGGCATTTGGTGTGGTCGTACTGGAGAAATATATTCCTGCCGAGCACCTTACCATCAGGCAGGTGACAGCAGCGGGTAATCATGAGTTACTGGCTGTCAGGGAATGGAGCTGGCGATTCTTCGAAAAGCATGTGGCACGCATCCGATATGAAAGAGATGCCGCCGTGGCTTTCCTCGATGCTACCTGGGAAGATACCCGTGCATTCGCTGCCAACTTCTTCCGAACACAGTTTGAGGCCAGCGACTGGTCTCCGGAGTCACTGGTGGCAATCGCTGATAGCGTTAATCCCTTAGTACAGGCATTCGGACGGGAATTACTCACCCGCTTCTTCCGTGAGGAAGATGGTGCCATATACCTGATGAAGCTCAGCCAGCACCCGGCCGTTACGATGCAACAGTTTGCAACAAACTATCTGGAAAACTATGCGGCTAATAACCTTCCTTATCTGAAGGAGATGGAGCATTATTTCAGATCCGTGTTGTCAAGAGTGAATAAAGCACGTATTGCCAAAGAAAGGATCTTCAACTTCCTGGAGAAGGAAGCAGTGAGATCCGCAGAAGCAGCCGAATACATCGGCAGTATCATCACTGATATTTCAGCTACTGTAGCCATCGGCGATAAGGCCCGCTGCATCAGTATCATGCGCAATATTCACCAGGCATACCCTGATGTATTGTTACCGGTACGCTTTTCAGAAATTCCCATGAAACAATATTAAACCCTGAAGGATGTTATTTAATTACAGATATAGCGGGCAAACAGAGGTATACAGCAACGCCACTTCGGCGGGTATATCTTTCGCTCCCGATACCCACAGGGAACCAACCTTCTTCAATGGCAAACTGCGCAAGAAGATTGCCTTCCGTGAAGCGATTTCCGCTTTACACGATGTGGTGGTATCCGACCTGCGTTTTAAACCCAAAGATAAAACCGCCTACAAGGAATGGGCGGCACAGCAGGAATCTGTGTGGCTGGCAGAAGCAATGGGACAGTTTAATGCCGCCGCTGCTCAGCAGCAGATGGAGGCGCTCAGAGAGGAGCTAAACAATATCTATAAAGAGAAAGAAAAGGTCATGGCGCCTTATTACAAAGCCAGGCAGACCTATTTCAATCACCTGTATCAAAAAGACAGGGATGCCTGGTTCGTACTGGACCCGGTGATCAGCGTGCATCCTGATGAGATCTTCTTTGAGTGTTTTAGTCAGGATGAATCCGCCTATGGCAAATTAAGCGCCAGTTATAACGTATTCAAAGAAGTGAACGAGTTCAAATGCGGTACGACCAATATTGACTACTCGGCGAACTTATATAATGAATTTCAAAAGATCCGTGATTATAAGGAAACAACCTTCTCTGTAGATCCAGGCGGATTCTCCGTACAGACGACACAGGAAGAGATGTTCCGCGAAGTCAAGATTGATCTTCCTGATAGCTGGGTACGCGGTTTCCTTCAGGTGAGTTCTGCCATGACATTGCCTGCGGCTACTTTCGATCTGCACCCGATGGATGTATATAACTTCTGTAGCTGGCTGCGCCGCTTTAAAGAAGTGAAAGGACCACGCTCCATCCGTTTTGTGCTGGAACCCGGCAGACCGGTGAAGGCTATCTTCGAGCCCTGGAACAAAGAGATCGAATGTGCCAGATCTATCTATACCGGCCCGCAGCGCCGTGAGATCCGTATATGGGGACGCCGGCGATTACTGATACTGGAACGACTGATCCCGGTGGCAAAGAAATTCACCGTACACCTGACTGGCAGCGGATTGCCATCTTTCTATGTTGCTGACCTGGGTGATATGCAATTTACCCTGGGATTGTCCGGATGGACGGCAAATGACTGGTCCCGTGCAGGACAGTTTGATCTGATGGCACCACGCGCAGAAGTCAGCGATCTGACCAAACAGGTAGTCTACAGTGATCTGC
The DNA window shown above is from Chitinophaga agri and carries:
- a CDS encoding DoxX family membrane protein, which gives rise to MINNTIAFLLLRLAIGASMFGHGLVRLPKLDKFSGWMVGSFKDSMLPSALVTPFSYALPIAEFLIGLLLIIGLMTRQSLIAGGIVMILLILGTTLIENWEALVSQLLHVAFFAILLSNISYNSYAIDKLLKK
- a CDS encoding SWIM zinc finger family protein, coding for MLFNYRYSGQTEVYSNATSAGISFAPDTHREPTFFNGKLRKKIAFREAISALHDVVVSDLRFKPKDKTAYKEWAAQQESVWLAEAMGQFNAAAAQQQMEALREELNNIYKEKEKVMAPYYKARQTYFNHLYQKDRDAWFVLDPVISVHPDEIFFECFSQDESAYGKLSASYNVFKEVNEFKCGTTNIDYSANLYNEFQKIRDYKETTFSVDPGGFSVQTTQEEMFREVKIDLPDSWVRGFLQVSSAMTLPAATFDLHPMDVYNFCSWLRRFKEVKGPRSIRFVLEPGRPVKAIFEPWNKEIECARSIYTGPQRREIRIWGRRRLLILERLIPVAKKFTVHLTGSGLPSFYVADLGDMQFTLGLSGWTANDWSRAGQFDLMAPRAEVSDLTKQVVYSDLQETWMGTGEEIAARTGQTLPQVLAALGIYTQAGKVIYDLHTGYYRLRELSREPLPLDQLRFSNPKEESASRLMKEGKITCTAQQVPNVGLQVTGNITAARRTYHPVIVIDADERMSTAHCDCHDYLTNKLYKGPCEHMLALRMTYEQQKNNNNA